One part of the Lepeophtheirus salmonis chromosome 14, UVic_Lsal_1.4, whole genome shotgun sequence genome encodes these proteins:
- the LOC121129174 gene encoding chitin deacetylase 7, protein MLPITGIFFFCLLHGISSSFLLDRPSNCDVSKCKLPLCSCSGTQPDIPLKERPQIVYLTFDDAFTGAAKNSYFSKIFEGPSALKNPNGRPIRATHFLTHKYNSYTDAHEYYSLLGHEMASHSISHYDNTSYWVSLNESEWRDEMIGMKEMMHLYGNMNMADIKGTRAPFLQIGGDVQFRALSEDFEYDCSMPSRAFGYTNLANGLWPYTLDYRSIQDCQLEPCPLESYPKEWIQPMLDLEDLRVGIDGSIHGQPCAMLDSCVVPNNLGKNPKLVEDMLMHNFNRSYYGNTRAPFGIYMHAAWFFGQDWHWEGYHNFLKKITKYTDVWILPVSAGIEYMKNPIPNSKMGDVEPFKGDPKTFPKFNCEAKQSCRYTNVQGIGLEMREIYMSICGTTCPENYPWLRNVHGKWRNP, encoded by the exons atgttgccGATAAccgggatattttttttctgcctTCTTCACGGTATTTCGTCAAGCTTTTTGTTAGACAGACCTTCAAACTGTGATGTGTCAAAGTGTAAGTTACCCCTTTGTTCATGCTCAGGAACTCAACCAGATATTCCACTGAAAGAAAGACCTCAA ATTGTATATTTGACATTCGACGATGCATTCACTGGTGCAGCAAagaattcttatttttctaagatCTTTGAAGGACCTTCTGCGTTAAAGAACCCCAATGGTAGACCTATCCGTGCTACTCATTTTCTAACACATAAGTATAATTCTTACACTGATGCTCATGAATACTACTCTTTATTGGGACATGAAATGGCATCCCATTCCATTTC TCATTATGATAACACATCATACTGGGTCAGTTTGAATGAATCCGAATGGAGGGATGAAATGATCGGAATGAAAGAAATGATGCATCTCTACGGTAATATGAACATGGCAGACATCAAAGGAACAAGAGCTCCTTTCCTTCAAATTGGAGGAGATGTTCAATTTAGAGCATTGAGTGAGGATTTCGAATACGATTGCTCTATGCCATCTAGAGCTTTTGGATACACAAATCTCGCTAATGGACTCTGGCCCTACACACTTGACTATAGATCAATTCAAGATTGTCAGCTTGAACCTTGCCCTCTCGAATCTTATCCCAAAGAATGGATCCAACCCATGTTGGATCTTGAGGATTTAAGAGTCGGAATTGATGGAAGTATTCATGGACAACCCTGTGCCATGCTGGACTCGTGTGT GGTCCCCAATAATCTAGGAAAGAACCCCAAACTCGTGGAGGATATGCTTATGCATAACTTTAATAGATCTTACTACGGAAATACCAGAGCGCCCTTCGGTATATATATGCATGCAGCATGGTTCTTTGGACAGGATTGGCATTGGGAAGGCTACCacaactttttaaagaaaatcaccAAATACACAGATGTCTGGATTCTTCCAGTCTCCGCAGGAATCGAGTACATGAAAAATCCTATCCCTAACTCCAAAATGGGAGACGTAGAGCCCTTTAAAGGAGATCCAAAAACCTTTCCAAAGTTTAATTGCGAGGCCAAACAAAGCTGCAG ATACACAAACGTCCAAGGCATTGGTCTTGAAATGAGAGAGATTTACATGTCCATCTGTGGAACAACCTGCCCTGAGAACTACCCATGGTTAAGAAATGTACATGGAAAGTGGAGGAATCCTTAA